A single region of the Neodiprion pinetum isolate iyNeoPine1 chromosome 5, iyNeoPine1.2, whole genome shotgun sequence genome encodes:
- the C1GalTA gene encoding glycoprotein-N-acetylgalactosamine 3-beta-galactosyltransferase 1 isoform X2: MSGPETDVKFHGADEEFHKGEDEVAQEMAKKIRVLCWVMTGPKNHQTKARHVKATWGKRCNILLFMSSEADTSLPTVVLPVKEGRDNLWAKTKEAFKYAYENYKDKADWFMKADDDTYVIVENLRYMLQSYSPESPLYFGCRFKPFVKQGYMSGGAGYVLSLEGLRKLVEDGLTDKKKCRADNGGAEDVEMGKCLDNIGVRAMDTRDPHGRGRFFPFVPEHHLIPNHVDKNFWYWKYIYYKTNDGLNCCSDSAISFHYVSPNMMYVLEYLIYHLRPYGISHKVESTLLVHSSATSQY; the protein is encoded by the exons TCAGGCCCAGAAACGGATGTAAAGTTTCACGGAGCTGATGAAGAATTTCACAAAGGGGAAGATGAGGTTGCCCAGGAAATGGCAAAGAAAATTAGGGTTCTTTGCTGGGTAATGACTGGTCCAAAGAACCATCAAACTAAAGCTCGTCACGTGAAAGCTACTTGGGGTAAACGATGTAACATCTTGCTTTTCATGAGCTCAGAAGCAG ACACGAGCTTACCGACTGTAGTTCTTCCTGTTAAAGAAGGAAGAGACAATCTGTGGGCAAAAACTAAAGAAGCTTTCAAATATGCATATGAGAATTACAAAGACAAGGCCGACTGGTTCATGAAAGCGGATGATGACAC atatgtGATTGTTGAAAATCTCCGCTACATGCTCCAGTCCTACAGTCCCGAATCTCCCCTCTACTTTGGGTGCAGATTCAAGCCGTTTGTTAAGCAAGGATACATGAGCGGAGGGGCAGGCTATGTGCTCAGCCTAGAAGGACTGCGCAAGCTGGTTGAGGATGGACTGACAGATAAAAAGAAATGCCGGGCAGACAATGGTGGAGCGGAGGATGTGGAGATGGGAAAGTGCCTGGATAATATTGGAGTTCGTGCAATGGACACTCGGGATCCACACGGACGTGGtagattttttccattcgtcCCTGAGCATCACTTAATTCCGAATcatgttgataaaaatttttggtactGGAAGTATATTTACTATAAAACAAATGACGGTCTGAATTGCTGTTCAGACAGcgcaatttcatttcattatgtATCTCCCAACATGATGTACGTATTGGAGTATCTCATTTATCATTTGAGACCGTATGGCATATCTCACAAGGTTGAAAGTACCTTGTTAGTGCATTCTAGTGCTACATCTCAATACTAg